In the Pontibacillus yanchengensis genome, one interval contains:
- a CDS encoding Hsp20/alpha crystallin family protein — protein MKKDKSKVNWDQFSKSVEQVLGEDFWDEMNHMIPKRGPAYDMYETDTTVVIIVELPDLRSSEEITLKQHGTDLLLQGSLAYRYPVPKEELLHEERLNGKFKRKIRIPFHFTSDDIHTSYKNGLLIIYVNKPSTPEGIPITFHEDESS, from the coding sequence ATGAAAAAGGATAAAAGCAAGGTTAACTGGGATCAGTTCTCTAAAAGCGTAGAACAAGTTCTAGGGGAGGATTTCTGGGATGAGATGAATCACATGATTCCAAAACGCGGTCCTGCATATGATATGTATGAAACGGACACTACAGTTGTCATCATAGTCGAATTACCTGACCTTAGATCATCTGAAGAAATTACGTTAAAACAACACGGAACAGACTTATTGTTACAAGGTAGTTTGGCATATCGATATCCTGTTCCGAAAGAGGAATTGCTTCACGAAGAACGCTTAAATGGTAAATTTAAGCGTAAGATTCGCATCCCATTCCACTTCACATCAGATGACATCCATACATCATATAAAAACGGATTATTAATCATATATGTAAACAAACCATCCACACCTGAGGGGATTCCTATAACATTCCATGAGGATGAATCGTCCTAA
- a CDS encoding phosphotransferase, producing MCADWTPEVVISSPKAIQLIEKQFLDLHPVSIQQIGEGFDNTVFEVNDTYIFRFPRKQIAEDLLKIEKGLLPKLAKQMPISIPTPIMFGQPDLGYPWLYLGYPFIKGDVPGEVQNHVRAESVTLIAEFLKKLHSIPKDWAQQCGVPLDPIERLNIARRKPKLLKNLEKAYEIGLLSKDENMSSFLQEIEKVEGKEFERGTLVHGDLHIRNVLVDEDGILNGIIDWGDTHIGHPAIDLAFVYTFFPKHARETFFSIYGEVHEHTHILARFFGVYVSVIQLLYGHDLQDHTLVQVAGDAIERVID from the coding sequence ATGTGTGCTGATTGGACTCCAGAAGTTGTGATATCTTCTCCAAAAGCGATTCAGCTTATAGAGAAACAGTTTCTAGACCTTCACCCTGTCTCGATCCAACAAATAGGGGAGGGGTTCGATAATACCGTATTTGAAGTGAACGATACATATATTTTCCGATTCCCCAGGAAGCAAATCGCTGAAGATTTATTAAAAATAGAGAAAGGGCTCCTGCCTAAATTGGCTAAACAAATGCCTATATCCATCCCTACGCCTATCATGTTTGGCCAACCTGATCTAGGATATCCGTGGCTTTATCTAGGATATCCATTTATAAAAGGAGATGTCCCAGGAGAAGTACAAAATCATGTAAGAGCCGAGTCTGTAACCTTAATCGCTGAGTTTTTGAAAAAGTTACACTCTATTCCTAAGGATTGGGCTCAACAATGCGGAGTTCCTCTAGATCCAATTGAACGATTGAATATTGCCAGAAGGAAGCCTAAACTTTTAAAGAATCTTGAGAAAGCCTACGAAATTGGTTTGTTATCAAAGGATGAGAATATGTCATCGTTTCTACAAGAGATAGAAAAGGTAGAAGGAAAGGAATTTGAACGGGGGACTCTGGTTCATGGAGATTTGCATATAAGAAATGTCCTGGTCGATGAAGATGGGATCTTGAATGGGATTATTGATTGGGGTGACACACATATTGGCCATCCGGCTATCGATTTAGCTTTTGTTTATACCTTTTTCCCAAAGCATGCTCGTGAAACTTTTTTTTCAATATATGGTGAAGTCCATGAACATACGCATATATTGGCAAGGTTTTTTGGTGTTTACGTGTCTGTTATTCAACTGTTGTATGGTCATGATTTACAAGATCATACCCTTGTTCAGGTTGCTGGTGATGCAATAGAACGTGTTATAGACTGA
- a CDS encoding SGNH/GDSL hydrolase family protein, with protein sequence MKHKLIKSITLLISLFVVFTGALYLYGKENATSTANKEVEKTQTKQITNSTNDTVEEESNSEDNISEGIKDAFSHVIEGAKGIFIRENLDIVALGDSLTEGVGDSTNNGGYVGIVESTLQENKNNVEINIKNFGKRGNRTDQLLKRLEEEKISSSIEESDLILITIGANDIMKVVKKNATNLNYQAFVQEQNNYRNHLQDIFTTIRNKNEDASIYLIGLYNPFNQYFSNIPELEQIIYDWNRISKEVVSENEGVQFIPIKDLFENPTQPLYSEDNFHPNENGYKLMAKRVLESIKDDIEKIENEDSENTMEDENNQEDPE encoded by the coding sequence TTGAAGCATAAGCTCATAAAAAGCATTACTCTATTAATCTCTTTATTTGTGGTGTTCACAGGTGCTCTTTATCTCTACGGTAAAGAAAACGCTACTTCAACAGCAAATAAAGAAGTCGAAAAAACCCAAACAAAACAGATAACAAATTCAACCAATGATACAGTAGAGGAAGAATCAAATTCCGAAGATAATATATCTGAAGGTATAAAAGATGCCTTCTCTCATGTAATAGAAGGAGCTAAAGGAATTTTCATTAGAGAAAACTTAGATATTGTGGCGCTTGGAGATTCATTAACCGAAGGTGTTGGTGATAGTACGAATAACGGAGGATATGTAGGTATTGTCGAAAGCACTTTACAAGAAAACAAGAATAACGTAGAGATTAATATCAAGAACTTCGGTAAACGAGGGAATCGCACTGATCAATTGCTTAAGCGATTAGAAGAAGAAAAGATTTCTTCTTCTATAGAAGAGTCCGACCTTATCCTTATTACAATCGGAGCCAATGATATCATGAAAGTTGTAAAGAAGAATGCTACCAATTTAAACTACCAAGCTTTCGTTCAAGAGCAAAACAATTATCGAAATCACCTTCAAGATATTTTTACAACGATACGAAATAAGAATGAAGATGCATCAATCTACCTTATTGGATTATATAACCCCTTCAATCAATATTTCAGTAATATTCCAGAACTTGAACAAATCATTTATGATTGGAATCGCATCAGTAAAGAGGTCGTAAGTGAAAATGAAGGGGTTCAATTCATACCTATAAAAGATTTGTTTGAAAACCCTACTCAACCTCTTTACTCGGAGGACAATTTCCATCCAAATGAAAATGGGTATAAACTAATGGCAAAGCGTGTACTTGAATCTATTAAAGACGATATTGAAAAGATAGAAAACGAGGATAGCGAGAATACCATGGAAGATGAGAACAATCAAGAGGATCCAGAATAA
- a CDS encoding YpmS family protein, protein MFNAIKVNKWKWLFWLLAIINVGVIIWLVFLVYVPSNTTTIPEDDPVQGKQAEFTLQSTTDNINEIINSYLVELSKGEPLKYSVSLEDSVELKGTIVAFEKEIPLTMKFEPRVQKNGDLVLEQTSITLGRLQLPNKKVLDYIRDNYPMPDWVIVNPDKENIYVAFTNIKAKYGLQVKAKAFDLEKNQIAFNVTVPHETLGVGKTTWLKNFMQKKTKLPETN, encoded by the coding sequence ATGTTCAATGCAATTAAAGTAAACAAGTGGAAATGGTTGTTTTGGTTGTTGGCCATCATTAATGTGGGGGTCATCATATGGTTAGTGTTTCTCGTGTATGTCCCTTCCAATACAACAACCATACCTGAGGATGATCCTGTACAAGGGAAACAAGCTGAGTTCACCCTTCAATCGACTACCGACAACATTAATGAAATTATTAATAGTTATTTAGTTGAATTATCCAAAGGAGAACCTCTGAAGTACTCTGTCTCCCTAGAAGACAGCGTAGAATTAAAGGGTACCATTGTCGCGTTTGAGAAAGAAATTCCGTTAACAATGAAATTTGAACCCCGTGTTCAAAAAAATGGTGACCTTGTTTTAGAACAAACCTCCATTACGCTAGGACGATTACAATTACCAAATAAAAAGGTATTAGATTATATTCGTGACAATTACCCAATGCCTGATTGGGTCATCGTAAACCCAGATAAGGAAAATATTTATGTCGCTTTCACTAATATAAAAGCGAAATATGGCTTACAAGTAAAAGCCAAAGCCTTTGACTTAGAGAAAAATCAGATCGCCTTTAACGTAACCGTTCCACATGAAACTTTAGGAGTAGGGAAAACCACTTGGCTCAAAAATTTCATGCAAAAGAAAACAAAACTGCCTGAGACCAATTAA
- a CDS encoding transporter substrate-binding domain-containing protein produces MKKVFTLVIALLSFSLLVACGTSGDSASGEGGEGGEGGEKETYTVATDANFKPFEFKDPETGEMKGFDIELMKAIADEAGFNVEFKSMQFDGLITGMQSGRFPLAIAGISITEERKESIAFSDPYYDSGVVLMVNKDNSDIQSIDDVDGVTVGTKTGSTSESYLTQNTDAEVKAFPDIINAYMDVKTGRLDAALYDLPNVKYYIKQSGEGKLKTVGDVLEAQSYGIALPKESELVDDVNKALQAVKDNGTYDEIYEKYFGSKPE; encoded by the coding sequence ATGAAGAAGGTATTTACGCTTGTTATTGCACTTTTATCCTTTTCATTACTAGTAGCGTGTGGCACTAGTGGTGATTCAGCCAGCGGAGAAGGCGGAGAAGGCGGAGAAGGCGGAGAAAAAGAAACCTATACTGTGGCAACAGATGCTAACTTTAAACCATTTGAATTCAAAGACCCTGAAACAGGTGAAATGAAAGGCTTCGATATTGAACTGATGAAAGCCATTGCGGATGAGGCTGGTTTTAACGTTGAGTTCAAATCCATGCAATTTGATGGCCTTATTACGGGAATGCAATCTGGACGTTTCCCATTAGCGATTGCTGGTATCTCCATTACGGAAGAACGTAAAGAATCAATCGCTTTCTCTGATCCATACTACGATTCTGGTGTTGTTTTAATGGTAAACAAGGATAACTCCGATATTCAGTCTATTGACGACGTGGATGGTGTAACAGTTGGTACCAAAACAGGTTCAACGAGTGAAAGTTACTTAACGCAAAATACAGATGCTGAAGTAAAGGCATTCCCAGATATCATTAATGCATACATGGACGTAAAAACAGGGCGTCTCGATGCAGCTCTTTATGATTTACCCAATGTCAAATACTACATCAAACAAAGTGGTGAAGGTAAGTTAAAAACAGTTGGTGACGTACTTGAAGCCCAATCTTATGGTATTGCGTTACCGAAAGAATCTGAGCTAGTAGATGACGTTAATAAAGCGTTACAAGCAGTAAAAGATAATGGAACCTATGACGAAATCTATGAAAAATACTTTGGTTCCAAACCAGAGTAA
- a CDS encoding amino acid ABC transporter ATP-binding protein produces MITVKELHKYFGKNEVLKGINAHVNESEVVCVIGPSGSGKSTFLRCLNLLEEVTSGEIEIDGDVLTDPKVDINAVRSQVGMVFQHFNLFPHMSVLDNITLAPIKVKGLSKKEAEEAARPLLDKVGLSDKADAYPESLSGGQKQRVAIARSLAMDPKVMLFDEPTSALDPELVGDVLQVMKDLAKEGMTMVVVTHEMGFAKEVGDRVLFMDEGIIMEEGSPTQIFDDPQNERTQSFLSKIL; encoded by the coding sequence ATGATTACAGTAAAAGAATTGCATAAATACTTTGGAAAAAATGAAGTCTTAAAGGGGATTAATGCCCATGTTAATGAGAGTGAAGTGGTATGTGTCATCGGCCCCTCCGGTTCAGGAAAAAGTACTTTTTTACGATGCTTAAATTTATTAGAAGAAGTTACTTCTGGAGAGATTGAAATCGATGGCGATGTACTAACAGACCCAAAGGTGGATATAAATGCTGTTCGCTCCCAAGTAGGGATGGTATTCCAACACTTTAACCTATTCCCTCACATGAGTGTATTAGATAACATCACCTTAGCCCCTATTAAAGTAAAGGGGCTTTCAAAAAAAGAGGCTGAAGAAGCTGCACGTCCTCTTTTAGATAAAGTTGGACTTTCTGATAAAGCAGATGCCTATCCTGAAAGCCTATCAGGAGGACAGAAACAGCGTGTGGCAATCGCAAGATCACTCGCCATGGATCCTAAAGTCATGTTGTTTGACGAACCAACTTCCGCTCTGGACCCTGAACTTGTCGGTGATGTACTTCAAGTAATGAAGGACCTAGCAAAAGAGGGTATGACAATGGTCGTTGTAACACACGAAATGGGCTTTGCTAAAGAAGTCGGAGATCGTGTTCTATTTATGGATGAAGGAATCATTATGGAAGAAGGTTCCCCTACCCAAATCTTCGACGACCCTCAAAATGAGAGAACGCAATCCTTCCTTAGTAAAATTTTATAA
- a CDS encoding ectoine synthase, protein MKIVKLEDIIGTEQEVKGETWESRRLLLKKDQMGFSMHDTIIKAGTETHIWYQNHLEAVYCIEGEGEVETVSDGKVHPIQAGTVYALDQHDEHYLRGKTDMRMVCVFNPPITGKEIHDENGVYPLVEDE, encoded by the coding sequence ATGAAAATTGTTAAGTTGGAAGACATCATCGGTACAGAGCAAGAGGTTAAAGGAGAGACATGGGAAAGCCGTCGTCTCTTACTAAAAAAAGATCAGATGGGCTTTTCTATGCATGATACCATTATTAAAGCTGGAACTGAAACACATATTTGGTACCAGAATCATCTTGAAGCAGTCTATTGTATTGAAGGTGAGGGAGAGGTCGAAACGGTGTCTGATGGGAAGGTTCACCCTATTCAGGCTGGAACCGTGTATGCACTTGACCAACATGATGAACACTATTTAAGAGGGAAAACGGATATGAGAATGGTATGCGTCTTCAATCCTCCTATTACAGGGAAGGAGATACATGATGAAAATGGTGTTTATCCACTTGTTGAAGATGAATAA
- a CDS encoding amino acid ABC transporter permease produces the protein MIEAIQESHYYNSLPFLLKGLRWTAFITFAGLFIGFILGAIFGLGRLSKSKIISTLSTVYVEVVRGTPMLAQILFIYAGLTKGVIGFNIDAVTASITAIAINAGAYIAEIVRGAVYSIEKGQHEAGRAMGLTQRQTMRYIIWPQAFKRMIPPLGNQFVISLKDTSLLSVIAIPEIVYQGKQYYNITYSPFQTLVMVCLLYLVITIPTSLYLRRLERKLDV, from the coding sequence ATGATTGAAGCCATACAAGAATCTCACTATTATAATAGCTTGCCATTTCTTCTAAAAGGTTTACGTTGGACAGCCTTCATCACCTTTGCTGGATTATTTATTGGCTTTATACTTGGTGCTATCTTCGGTTTAGGTAGACTATCAAAAAGTAAAATTATCAGTACCCTTTCTACAGTTTACGTAGAAGTTGTACGAGGCACACCAATGTTAGCTCAAATTCTATTTATTTATGCCGGCCTAACAAAGGGAGTCATAGGGTTTAACATAGATGCTGTGACGGCATCCATTACCGCAATTGCAATCAATGCAGGTGCGTACATAGCAGAAATCGTTCGTGGAGCTGTGTATTCTATTGAAAAAGGACAACATGAAGCTGGACGAGCAATGGGACTAACACAACGCCAAACGATGCGATATATCATTTGGCCACAAGCTTTCAAGCGAATGATCCCTCCATTAGGAAACCAATTTGTGATCAGTTTGAAAGACACCTCTTTACTATCTGTTATTGCGATACCAGAGATTGTTTACCAAGGTAAACAATACTATAATATTACCTATTCACCATTCCAAACGTTAGTGATGGTATGTTTATTATATCTAGTCATCACCATACCTACATCGCTTTATCTACGTCGATTAGAAAGGAAGCTGGATGTCTAA
- a CDS encoding DUF2188 domain-containing protein — protein sequence MNEYTVAPNKDATGWLVKVEDVAPTEHYIDRDSAVEKAEEIAKEHSPSKIYILDKYHEVEEERSF from the coding sequence ATGAACGAATACACAGTTGCACCAAACAAAGATGCTACGGGTTGGTTAGTAAAAGTAGAAGATGTAGCACCTACTGAACATTACATTGACCGTGACTCAGCAGTAGAAAAGGCTGAGGAGATTGCGAAAGAGCATTCACCAAGTAAAATTTATATTCTTGATAAATATCATGAAGTAGAAGAAGAACGCTCATTCTAA
- the asnB gene encoding asparagine synthase B: MCGIFAMTGHINKQQMNSVLESMKHRGPDEGKEVPLTHFHLGHQRLSIIGLHDGIQPIHNEDESKWIVCNGEIYNYPELKQELQKSETFLTESDSEVALKIVEKEGVEGIKKLDGMFAFFIANEETNSFIAARDTLGIKPLYYGKDENDEYVFTSELKTLYQVTDDVKEFPAGHYFTPEQGFVCFRRIKNPTTTTKEEPEEAYTSAIHDALTKAVEKRMLADVEVGVLLSGGLDSSLIAAIAAKLNKSEKPIKSFCVGSEGSEDLLRAREVAEAIGTEHYEYIYTQQELIEAIPHVIYSLESYEPSLVRSALPNYFVSKLASQHVKVILSGEGADELFAGYDYLSKFETTESLNEEIIRIINTLHNINLQRADRMSMAHSLELRVPFLDLELIDEALQVPAHLKLHTVEQMEKTILRKSFNGMLPEHVLWRKKEEFSAGSGALDILESYSNEHISDEEFEQLNQEATIPIRSKQECLYYKYFKESFPQSSALETIGKWATA, encoded by the coding sequence ATGTGTGGCATATTTGCAATGACAGGCCATATCAATAAACAACAAATGAACAGCGTATTAGAAAGCATGAAACATCGAGGTCCAGACGAAGGAAAAGAGGTACCACTAACGCATTTTCACCTCGGGCATCAACGGTTATCTATTATCGGTTTACATGATGGGATTCAGCCCATTCATAATGAAGATGAATCTAAATGGATTGTATGTAACGGAGAAATTTATAACTACCCTGAATTAAAACAAGAATTACAAAAATCAGAAACGTTTTTAACGGAATCAGATAGTGAAGTAGCACTAAAAATAGTTGAGAAGGAAGGAGTAGAAGGTATTAAAAAGCTAGATGGGATGTTTGCTTTCTTTATTGCAAATGAAGAGACAAACAGCTTTATCGCAGCCCGTGATACGTTAGGAATTAAGCCGCTCTATTATGGTAAAGATGAGAATGATGAATATGTGTTCACTTCAGAGCTTAAGACATTATATCAGGTGACGGATGACGTTAAAGAGTTTCCAGCAGGCCATTACTTTACTCCGGAACAAGGCTTTGTATGTTTTAGAAGAATTAAGAATCCCACCACGACAACAAAAGAAGAACCCGAAGAAGCATACACATCAGCTATTCATGATGCCTTAACAAAGGCTGTTGAGAAACGAATGTTAGCTGACGTAGAAGTAGGAGTACTATTAAGTGGAGGACTCGACAGTAGTTTGATTGCGGCTATTGCAGCTAAGTTAAATAAATCCGAGAAACCAATCAAATCATTTTGTGTAGGATCAGAAGGAAGTGAAGATCTTCTACGTGCCCGTGAAGTAGCAGAGGCGATTGGTACAGAACACTATGAGTATATCTACACACAACAAGAGCTGATTGAAGCCATACCTCATGTTATCTATTCCTTGGAATCATATGAACCTTCTCTAGTTCGAAGTGCACTTCCGAACTACTTTGTGTCCAAGTTAGCTTCTCAACATGTAAAGGTAATCCTTTCAGGTGAAGGGGCAGATGAGTTGTTTGCAGGGTATGATTATCTTAGCAAATTTGAAACAACAGAATCCTTGAATGAAGAAATTATTCGTATTATTAATACCCTTCATAATATTAATCTTCAACGTGCCGACAGAATGAGTATGGCTCATTCCCTTGAACTTCGGGTTCCTTTCTTGGATTTGGAATTAATTGACGAGGCATTACAAGTCCCTGCACACTTGAAGCTTCACACGGTAGAACAAATGGAGAAGACGATTCTACGTAAATCTTTCAACGGTATGCTTCCTGAGCATGTACTATGGAGGAAGAAAGAGGAGTTCTCAGCGGGGAGCGGAGCGTTAGATATATTGGAAAGCTATTCAAATGAACATATTTCAGATGAAGAATTTGAACAGCTAAATCAAGAAGCAACCATCCCTATTCGTAGCAAGCAGGAATGTTTATACTACAAGTACTTTAAAGAAAGCTTCCCACAGTCTTCTGCACTAGAGACAATTGGGAAATGGGCAACAGCATAG
- a CDS encoding DinB family protein, protein MMLFQQLSFVRMRTLSALDATSEEIADVQPEGFPNTIRWNLGHIYTAQENLLHRFIGEAPSLPAHYLEMFNANTNPNMWEATPPSLQELREHLAEQTERIKQTFQGRLHEKGEKPFQLGGDITFTTLAEIMNFSIWHEGLHQGAITSLKRVQGQEQLFATTNK, encoded by the coding sequence ATGATGTTATTTCAACAATTATCATTTGTACGTATGAGAACACTTTCTGCTCTTGATGCTACTAGTGAGGAGATAGCAGATGTTCAACCTGAAGGATTTCCAAACACCATTCGATGGAACCTAGGTCATATCTACACCGCCCAAGAAAACTTGTTACATCGTTTTATTGGAGAAGCCCCCTCTCTACCTGCACACTATTTAGAGATGTTTAATGCTAATACAAACCCAAACATGTGGGAAGCAACGCCTCCATCGCTCCAAGAGCTTCGCGAACATTTAGCTGAGCAAACAGAAAGAATTAAGCAAACATTCCAAGGGCGCTTGCACGAAAAAGGAGAAAAACCTTTCCAATTGGGAGGAGACATTACGTTTACTACTCTAGCTGAGATTATGAACTTCTCTATCTGGCATGAAGGATTACACCAAGGAGCAATCACCTCATTAAAACGCGTCCAAGGCCAAGAACAGCTCTTCGCAACTACAAATAAATAA
- a CDS encoding glycine betaine uptake BCCT transporter translates to MTNPLSKKVSLVFWIAIVISTLSVIWGVLSPENLKGVTSTIRNFISVHFGWYYLLIVTLFVLFCLFIIVSPYGTLKLGKADEKPEYSMPTWFAMLFSAGMGIGLVFWGVAEPVSHYAKNAPTAEAGTPAALQESLQFVYFHWGLHAWAIYALVALTLAYFKFKRGAPGLISATLYPILGDKVKGPIGKTIDVIAVFATVVGVATTLGFGAAQINGGLTFLTDLPNEFWVQLVIIGIVTVLFMFSAYTGLSKGIKYLSNANMFLALLLFAFMLVVGPSLKIMNVFTDTIGSYFNDLAQMSFRLAPTNEENQTWIQDWTVFYWAWWIAWSPFVGIFIARVSRGRTIREFLMGVLIVPPLVSFLWFATFGMSAINLEQGGSDIAGLATEQALFGTLTEYPLGIVTSIIALCLIGTFFVTSADSATFVLGMQSTNGSLNPPKTVKFAWGVVQSSMAAILLYTGGLQGLQNALITAALPFSVIMLMMMYSLYKALAEDKAILIDKSSKSPSSTTDEQKSNQSMSS, encoded by the coding sequence GTGACAAATCCATTATCGAAGAAAGTCAGCTTAGTATTTTGGATAGCTATTGTTATATCTACATTATCGGTTATTTGGGGTGTGTTATCCCCTGAAAATTTAAAAGGTGTTACATCAACCATTCGTAATTTCATAAGTGTTCATTTTGGGTGGTATTACTTATTAATCGTTACGTTATTCGTGTTATTTTGTCTGTTTATTATCGTAAGTCCATACGGGACCTTGAAGTTAGGAAAGGCGGATGAAAAACCTGAATATAGCATGCCGACGTGGTTCGCTATGTTATTTAGTGCAGGTATGGGAATTGGACTAGTTTTCTGGGGGGTAGCTGAACCTGTTTCTCACTATGCCAAAAATGCCCCAACAGCAGAAGCGGGAACGCCTGCAGCTTTACAAGAATCGTTGCAATTTGTGTATTTCCATTGGGGATTACATGCATGGGCTATTTATGCATTGGTAGCCTTAACGCTGGCATATTTTAAGTTCAAAAGAGGCGCACCTGGTCTAATTAGTGCTACGCTGTATCCAATATTAGGGGACAAGGTGAAAGGGCCAATTGGAAAGACGATTGATGTTATTGCTGTTTTTGCAACTGTTGTAGGGGTAGCCACTACATTAGGTTTTGGAGCTGCTCAAATTAATGGAGGCTTAACGTTTTTAACTGATTTACCGAATGAGTTTTGGGTACAACTTGTGATTATCGGTATTGTAACCGTATTGTTTATGTTTTCTGCCTATACCGGTTTAAGCAAAGGAATTAAGTACTTAAGTAATGCGAATATGTTTCTTGCACTTTTACTATTCGCATTTATGTTAGTTGTAGGACCTTCATTAAAAATAATGAACGTCTTCACAGATACAATTGGATCATATTTCAATGATCTTGCGCAAATGAGCTTTAGACTAGCGCCAACAAATGAAGAAAATCAAACGTGGATTCAAGACTGGACCGTATTTTATTGGGCGTGGTGGATAGCGTGGTCTCCATTTGTAGGAATCTTTATCGCTCGAGTATCAAGAGGGCGGACGATTCGAGAATTTTTAATGGGAGTGCTTATTGTACCACCACTAGTAAGCTTTTTATGGTTTGCAACCTTTGGGATGTCTGCGATTAATTTGGAGCAAGGTGGATCGGACATTGCAGGGTTAGCTACAGAACAAGCTTTATTTGGTACACTTACGGAGTATCCACTAGGCATTGTAACGTCCATCATTGCTTTATGTTTAATCGGTACATTCTTTGTTACATCTGCAGACTCTGCGACATTTGTCCTTGGTATGCAGAGTACGAATGGTTCCTTAAACCCACCAAAGACAGTGAAATTTGCATGGGGAGTTGTTCAATCCTCTATGGCAGCAATCCTTCTTTACACTGGTGGACTACAAGGATTACAGAATGCTTTAATTACAGCGGCCTTACCATTCTCCGTCATTATGCTGATGATGATGTATTCGCTCTATAAAGCACTAGCAGAGGACAAGGCTATACTAATCGATAAATCATCGAAAAGCCCTTCTAGTACCACAGATGAGCAGAAATCTAATCAATCAATGTCTTCATAA